The genome window ACACCTCCGATATGGTTTATGAGGCAAGCGGGAAGATACCATTCTCATTATAGAAAACTAAAAGAAAAATATTCTTTTATGGAACTCTGTAAAAATCCTGAATTGGCAGCGGAAGTAGCATTGGGTCCTGTGGCGGAATTTCAATTTGATGTTTCCATATTGTTTTCAGATTTACTTTTCCCTTTGGAAGCTCTTGGCTTTGGATTAACTTATAATCCAGGACCAATTCTCTCTAAGCAACTAACAGATATTTCTGAATTGCGTAATTTGCATTCATTGGATGATGCGGTTCATTTTTTGGAATTTCAAAAAGTTGCGATGCAGAAAACCAGAGCAATTCTTCCCGATGACGTTTCTCTCATCGGGTTTGTGGGCGGTGCTTGGACTTTGTACAGTTATGCGACAATTGGGAATCACCAAGGTTCCATTGTTAAACCAAAAACCAATACTGACTTGATCAAAGGTTTCTATGCAAAAATACTACCCTTACTTATTGAAAATATTCGCTTACAAATTATTGGTGGTGCGGAAGTTGTGATGGTTTTGGATACTTCTGCGGGAGACTTAAGTCCGTTACAATTTCAATCTTATGTTGTGGAACCATTAAGTGAAATTACTAAACAATTTCCGAATCGTATCGGTTACTATACAAAACATAGTACGAAGGATCAATTGATACTGCTACAGAATGTCGAAGGATTGGCAGGTATAGGAGTTGATCATAGATTTTCTATTGAGAAACTGATGCAAGAGAAAGTATCAAATGGATTTCTTCAGGGTAATTTTGATCAAACTCTATTGTTTCTTCCATACAACGAATTTGAAAAAGCTTTCCGTCAATATCTACGCCCAATTCAAAACCTAAGCATTGAAGAAAGAGCAGGTTGGGTTAGTGGATTGGGACATGGAATACTACCTGCAACTCCCGAAGAAAATGTGAAAAGGATGGTAAATATTATTCGTGAGGTTTTCCAATAATTTATGACTAGTTCTGTTCTATTACAAAAATACGATATCCCAGCTCCAAGATATACAAGTTATCCAACGGTTCCATATTGGACGGACAGTCCGACATCAGAAGAGTGGATCAATTCACTTGAACGAACTTTATCAAAATCTGACACAAAGCTTAGTATATATATTCATATTCCCTTCTGTGAGACACTCTGTACTTTCTGTGGATGCAATACTTCTATAACCAAAAATCATTCGGTTGAAGACCCATATCTTTCTGCTCTTTTCCTTGAAATTGATACTTATCTTGAGAAACTTCCAAAATTGAAAGACACTCCTATAGTCGAACTTCATTTAGGTGGAGGTTCCCCGACCTATCTTTCAGAATCTAACCTGGATCTATTAGTCAACAAAATATTGCAAAGTTTTAGAATTACAAAAAATTCTGATTTCTCAATCGAAGTAGATCCAAGAAGAACTACAAAATCACAATTGGAAGTTTTGTTCCGAAATGGTTTTCGGAGGATCAGCCTAGGAGTTCAAGATTTTGATTCAGAAGTTCAAAGATTGATCAATAGAAACCAAAGTTTTGATCAAACAAAAAAGACCACAGATGAAGCAAGACTTCTTGGATATAACTCTATAAATTTTGATCTTATATATGGGTTACCCAAGCAAAACTTAGATACTATGAGAATCACTCTAGATAAAACATTAGAGCTCAGGCCAGATAGAATTGCTTTTTATTCTTATGCTCACGTTCCCTGGATCAAAGCATCGCAAAGACTTTTTACAGAAGCAGATCTCCCACAGGCAATGGAGAAAAGAAATTTATATGAGTACGGTCGCAGTCGCTTAGAAGATGCTGGATATAAAGAAATAGGGATGGATCATTTTGCTTTAGAAACAGATGAGTTGTGGAAATCCTATCAAGCCGGAAATCTTCATCGTAATTTTATGGGATATACTCCTCAGAGTACGGATATTTTGTTAGGTCTCGGAACGTCCGCAATTTCTGAGACTCCTGACTGTTTTCATCAAAACGAAAAATTAGAAATAAAATATAGAAAAATTGTTCATGAAAAAAATATCCCAACATTGCGTGGTCATAAACTCAATGTTACCGATCAATTTCATCGAAAACTACTACTGTCCTTGATGACAAGATGGCAATTGGATGTTCCAAATGAAATGCTTCAAAATATAAAATTATATCTTGCAGAGATGGAAGCTGATGGACTAGTGGAATGGAAAGCGAACACTTTGTACATCACGGAGATGGGAAAGCCTTTTCTTAGAGTGGTATGTACTGCTTTCGATGAGCGACTTCGTGCAAGTAAGCTAAAGGAAGAAATGTTTTCCAGAGCAATCTAATTGCGAAATTGTAAAATCTGTTCATGACTACTCGAATTTCAAATAAAGTTATAATTATTGGCGGTGGTATTAGCGGTCTGGCAGCTGCTTATGGTGCCATTCAAGATGGCAAAAAACCAATCATCTGCGAAGCGAGTTATCGACTAGGCGGGATGATCCAGACAATACAAACAGATTTTGGTTTGGTTGAGAGAGCAGCTAACGGATTGCTTTTATCTAAACCATTGGAAAGAATGTTTAGTAAAATTGGCTTATCTCCAATTCCGCATCTCAAAGATTCTAAGAAAAGATTCTTCTGGTACAAGGACAAAGTATCTCAGTTACCTCTAAGTTTTCTAGATATCGGTCGATTTCTATTTGGTGCAATTTTTTTGAATTGTCAACCAACTGAACGAGAGGATATGAAAGATTGGAGTTCCAGAATTTTTGGTTCAAACTTTACCAATCAATTCCTTGAGCCAGCAATCGGCGGAGTATATGCATCACCTCTCAATTTGATGGATCCAAATTGTGCATTCCCTGAAATATTAAAATCATCTAATCGAAGTTTATTGAATAGATTATTTAGAATACGATGGAATAGGAAAATAAATTATAAACCACAATATGTGGGTTCGGTTTCATTCGAAGGAGGCATGCAATCCTTAATAGATCATTTAGCGTTATACATTCACAAACATGGAGAAATTCGATTTGGACAGTCCAAATTAAATTTAACTAATCTACGCAAAGAATTTCCTCAGACAGAAATCATTATCAGCTTACCTATTCAATCTTTATATCACATTCTCCAGTCAGATCCCTGGTCAAAAGTTTTTCTTGATGAATATAAAGTGACGAAAGTTCCTACAACGTCGATAGCTACTGTCACTCGATTTTCTAAAGATAGACTACTGAAGAAAAAGGGATTTGGAATTTTATTTCCAAGAAATTCTAACATATTAGCAAATGGTGTTTTATTCAATGATCACATTTTTCCAAATAGAACAATTGATCCGTCAATCCATTCTGAGACTTGGATTTATTCGGGCGATGCAATTCGTGAATTCACAACACACCAAATAAATGATCTTGTAGAAAAAGATAGAAAATGTATTCACAATTCGAATTTTCCTGCACTAGGTTCCTTTTGTCAAAAATGGGAGAATGCCCTACCGGTTTATGGAAAAGAATTGATTAAACTAAATTCATGTTTAAATAACATTGAATTGGAGACTAAACGAGCAAAACGCCCAATTCGATTCATTGGAAACTATAGATCAGGAATTGGGCTGAGAAGTATAATTGATCTTGCTTTGAAATAAATTTTCATTTTTCTGTAAACCTCTTTGATGGTTATCGTCTAACTTTATAATTTATGAAAGAAAGATCCCATTTCCATATTCCGACTAGAATACAGTTACCTCGAGAGATACTCGGGATTTTCGATGCTGCAAAATTACTTTTCAAACTTAATAAATTAAGAACCATTATGCCACGGGGGAATGGTGAAACGGTCGTTGTTCTGCCGGGATACGCGACGGATGACCTTATCACTACGCCACTTCGTTCCTATATTTCTAGTCTAGGTTACAATAGTTTAGGATGGGGACTTGGTACCAATCATGGCAATGTTCCCTATCTACTTGAGAAACTAACAGTTATGATGAGAAAAATCCACTCCGAGACGGGATCCAAAATTAAATTAATTGGATGGAGTCTAGGAGGATATCTTGCTCGCGAAACCGCAAGAGACAATCAAGATATTATTGAGAAAGTGATAACGATTGGTGCACCATTAATCGGTGGCCCCAAATATACTTCTATCTCAAATGTTTTTGCGCAACAATTTGGAATTGATATCAATGAACTAGAAAAGGAAATCGATGAGAGATACAAAGTTCCATTGGAAATTCCAGTATATTCTATCTATTCTAAGAGTGACAACATTGTAGGCTGGAACGCATGTATTGATAATTTATCTCCCAATGCGATCAACCAAGAAATTCGATCAACTCATATAGGACTTATTGCAAACTATGAATCTTATAAATTTATAGGTCAATTTCTAGCATGACAGATTTTTGAAATTACTTCGCCGCCCAGATTAAGACAAAGACATTCTTCTTTGAGGTGAGGCTTTGTTGAGAGTAACGATAGGTCCGCTAAATATTCCATAAAACTTGCGTATGTTCCAAATGCAGGAATACGATGATAGGAATTGGCACCGGCTTCGAGAGCAATATCCCTGAGTTCGACTCCAATCTCTTCAAGGGTTTCCAAGTGATCGCTTACAAAACTAATTGGATAAATTGCTATATTTTTACCTTGTTTACCTAACTCTGTAACCGTACGAATTGTATTCGGTTCCGTCCATTTTGAAGGGCCAACTCTACTCTGAAAAGAAAGATGAACTTTACCTAGAAACCCAAAAGTCCTAAGTGCTTTTTCTATTCCATCAATACAAACCTTCATCTCTTCAACGTATCGATCGCCTTTATTGATTAGGCGCATTGGAATTCCATGGGCTGAGAAAACTAAATCTAGATTCTTCCAATTATCTATAGATTTGTCTGACTCTAAATGAATGAATTGACTGTGATCCAAATTTCCTTTAAAAAACTCTAGGATAAAATCAGCTGTAAGTTTTTGAAATTTTGGGTCAATTGCAAATCCATCTACCCATCCTATCAATCCGATTGGACAATATCTCAATTTCTCTTCAAATATTTTGGCTATTGATAGAGTTGTTGAGCGAGAAAATTGTGGAAATAAAGGAATTATAATGTTATCTTCGCTTGGTGTAAGTTCCTTTTCACTCAAATCCCGAATATTCGGATATCCGCAAGCCATTGCAACTTTTCCAGTCCAAGATTTATTAGTCTTTTCTGATAAAATAGACGCGACTGCATCCGCTTGTTTTTTTGTTTCGGATACTAGTGGAGATCCTCCACCAAATCCCATGGATGCGTACTTCTCAGCAACTTTTG of Leptospira sp. GIMC2001 contains these proteins:
- a CDS encoding protoporphyrinogen/coproporphyrinogen oxidase — protein: MTTRISNKVIIIGGGISGLAAAYGAIQDGKKPIICEASYRLGGMIQTIQTDFGLVERAANGLLLSKPLERMFSKIGLSPIPHLKDSKKRFFWYKDKVSQLPLSFLDIGRFLFGAIFLNCQPTEREDMKDWSSRIFGSNFTNQFLEPAIGGVYASPLNLMDPNCAFPEILKSSNRSLLNRLFRIRWNRKINYKPQYVGSVSFEGGMQSLIDHLALYIHKHGEIRFGQSKLNLTNLRKEFPQTEIIISLPIQSLYHILQSDPWSKVFLDEYKVTKVPTTSIATVTRFSKDRLLKKKGFGILFPRNSNILANGVLFNDHIFPNRTIDPSIHSETWIYSGDAIREFTTHQINDLVEKDRKCIHNSNFPALGSFCQKWENALPVYGKELIKLNSCLNNIELETKRAKRPIRFIGNYRSGIGLRSIIDLALK
- the hemN gene encoding oxygen-independent coproporphyrinogen III oxidase, with translation MTSSVLLQKYDIPAPRYTSYPTVPYWTDSPTSEEWINSLERTLSKSDTKLSIYIHIPFCETLCTFCGCNTSITKNHSVEDPYLSALFLEIDTYLEKLPKLKDTPIVELHLGGGSPTYLSESNLDLLVNKILQSFRITKNSDFSIEVDPRRTTKSQLEVLFRNGFRRISLGVQDFDSEVQRLINRNQSFDQTKKTTDEARLLGYNSINFDLIYGLPKQNLDTMRITLDKTLELRPDRIAFYSYAHVPWIKASQRLFTEADLPQAMEKRNLYEYGRSRLEDAGYKEIGMDHFALETDELWKSYQAGNLHRNFMGYTPQSTDILLGLGTSAISETPDCFHQNEKLEIKYRKIVHEKNIPTLRGHKLNVTDQFHRKLLLSLMTRWQLDVPNEMLQNIKLYLAEMEADGLVEWKANTLYITEMGKPFLRVVCTAFDERLRASKLKEEMFSRAI
- a CDS encoding uroporphyrinogen decarboxylase family protein — translated: MTPNSSEKNSIDLGLGSQSKFEISEENKNIRYYNPLFANALRKIPQSTPPIWFMRQAGRYHSHYRKLKEKYSFMELCKNPELAAEVALGPVAEFQFDVSILFSDLLFPLEALGFGLTYNPGPILSKQLTDISELRNLHSLDDAVHFLEFQKVAMQKTRAILPDDVSLIGFVGGAWTLYSYATIGNHQGSIVKPKTNTDLIKGFYAKILPLLIENIRLQIIGGAEVVMVLDTSAGDLSPLQFQSYVVEPLSEITKQFPNRIGYYTKHSTKDQLILLQNVEGLAGIGVDHRFSIEKLMQEKVSNGFLQGNFDQTLLFLPYNEFEKAFRQYLRPIQNLSIEERAGWVSGLGHGILPATPEENVKRMVNIIREVFQ
- a CDS encoding esterase/lipase family protein, yielding MKERSHFHIPTRIQLPREILGIFDAAKLLFKLNKLRTIMPRGNGETVVVLPGYATDDLITTPLRSYISSLGYNSLGWGLGTNHGNVPYLLEKLTVMMRKIHSETGSKIKLIGWSLGGYLARETARDNQDIIEKVITIGAPLIGGPKYTSISNVFAQQFGIDINELEKEIDERYKVPLEIPVYSIYSKSDNIVGWNACIDNLSPNAINQEIRSTHIGLIANYESYKFIGQFLA
- the hemH gene encoding ferrochelatase produces the protein MTQQESSSVTLINLGGPANREEIEKFLLDLFLDPYVFDLPLWEPIRKKLAKFIAVKRAPKVAEKYASMGFGGGSPLVSETKKQADAVASILSEKTNKSWTGKVAMACGYPNIRDLSEKELTPSEDNIIIPLFPQFSRSTTLSIAKIFEEKLRYCPIGLIGWVDGFAIDPKFQKLTADFILEFFKGNLDHSQFIHLESDKSIDNWKNLDLVFSAHGIPMRLINKGDRYVEEMKVCIDGIEKALRTFGFLGKVHLSFQSRVGPSKWTEPNTIRTVTELGKQGKNIAIYPISFVSDHLETLEEIGVELRDIALEAGANSYHRIPAFGTYASFMEYLADLSLLSTKPHLKEECLCLNLGGEVISKICHARN